A segment of the Chitinophagaceae bacterium genome:
TTTCTGCAGTTGCCTATTTCTTTGCAAAGCGTTTATACGAAAAATACAAAGTACCTGTCGGTATCATCAATGCAAGTGTGGGCGGCACACCTGTTGAAGCTTGGACAAGTGAAGAAGGGTTAAAAGATTTTACTTCACTGAAAAATACCATCGAAAAAAATAAAGACACAGCTTATCTCAACAGTCTGAACCGAAGATCTCCCACTACGAACCGCATGCCGCCCCCTGTTGATGCAGGTTTATCAGCTGCCATTAAATGGCTTGATGTCAACTATATACCTAAAGGCTGGCGCAATATCAATCTTCCCGGTTACTGGGAAGACCAGGGCATTAAAGATCTGAATGGTGTTGTTTGGTTTAGAAAAGAAATAGAAATTCCGGCATCAATGGCTGGTAAAGTTGCAAAAGTTTTTTTAGGAAGAATTGTTGATGCAGATGAATTATACATCAATGGAAAATTAGTTGGTAAAACTACTTATCAATATCCGCAACGCAGATATCCAGTTCCAGCAGATGTTTTAAAAGCAGGGAAAAACATTTTTGTTATTCGTGTAACAAACTCGTCTGGCAAAGGCGGTTTTGTATCAGACAAACCTTACTGTATTTTTTCAGGTACTGATACAGTTGATTTGAAAGGCTACTGGCAATACAAAGTTGGTCTTGTGTATAAACCTTTCACAGGCGGAGGTTTTGGTGGAGGCATCAATGCACAAAATCAACCGGCAGCATTGTACAATGCAATGGTGGCACCGGAGATCAATTATACTATTAAAGGTTTTTGCTGGTACCAGGGTGAAAGCAATGCAGGCAGGCCAAAGGAATATGAAAAACTTTTATCCGCATTAATTAATGACTGGCGAAGCAAATGGAACCAGGGCTCACTTCCATTTCTGTACATACAGCTTCCGGGCTTTATGGATTATAACTACCTCCCTACCGAAAGCCAATGGGCTGAGTTACGTGAAGGGCAACTAAAAACTCTTTCCGTTCCCAATACGGCGATGGCAGTTACTATTGAACTTGGCGAATGGAATGATATTCACCCCGACAATAAAAAAGATGTTGGTGAGCGCTTAGCCTTAGCTGCAATGAAAACTGCTTACAATGAAAACATTGTTTATTCAGGTCCGCTTTTTCAATCGGCAACTATTGAGTCAAACAAGATTATAATAGAATTTTCAAATACAGGCAGTGGCTTAGTAACTAATGATGGCGAAGAGTTAAGTGAGTTTGCTATTGCAGGGGCCGATAAAAAATTTGTATGGGCAAAAGCAAAAATAGAAGGCAACAAAGTTGTTGTATGGAGTGATGAAGTTAAAGAACCAATGTATATGCGTTATGCCTGGGCAGATAATCCTGTTAATCCAAATCTTTTTAACAAAGATGGATTACCGGCATCACCATTCAGAACTGATAAATAAAAAAGTATCTCTAATACTATAAACTTCTGTATGAAAAATTATTTGATATTGTTATTATGCATCTGCTTTACATCAGAGATAACTGCACAGTCTGTTTCTGTTGACAGCAGTAAGTATCCCCGACTCGTTACATTCACTGCTCAACAGGATCAGGCACAAATGATGCAGCAGTTGGGTATTAAAAAATTAAGACCCGGCCCAAGCGGTAATGCGTCCGCTCCCAATCATGCTAATTACGATGAAGCAATAGCAAACCCCTGTCCGTTATTACCTGATGCACTGATTACCAAAAAAGGTAAAAAAGTAACCAATGCTGAACAGTGGTGGCAACAGAGACGCCCGGAAATTGTGGAAGATTTTGAAACTGAAATGTATGGCAGAATTCCATCAAAAACACCAAACGTTACATGGACTGCAAAAATCACCGATTATGAATTTGTTGGACGCATTCCTGTTATTGCAAAACAATTAGTGGGTCATGTTGATAACAGCGAATATCCTCTCATTCATGTAAACATCAACATGGTACTTGTATTACCATTGAATGTAAAAGGCCCTGTTCCTGTATTGATCATGTTTGGATTCCCTTCATTACCATCTCCTGCACAACCCAACCCTGCAGACATGGAAAAGCTCAATTCAACTTTCAAAGAGATGATGATACAGCAGAACCCGGAGATGAAAGCCATCTTCGATCGCTATCCTGCTTATTCACCTGTTACACGATTGCCCGGTTCAAACTTTTTTGCACCTGCCCCAACAGGCGACTCACCCCCTACTGAACAATTGCTGGCTGCAGGTTGGGGATACTGTGTGATAGAGCCAAACAGTATCCAGGCTGATAATGGTGCAGGTTTAACAAGAGGTATTATTGGTTTAGTAAATAAAGGACAACCACGTAAGCCTGACGATTGGGGTTCATTAAGAGCATGGGGCTGGGGTGCATCACGTGCATTGGATTATTTTGAAACAGATACATTGATCAACACAAAAAGAGTTGGTATTGAAGGCGTATCCCGTTATGGAAAAGCAGCATTGGTAACAATGGCTTTTGATCAGCGATTTGCAATTGTATTAATCGGTTCTTCAGGAAAAGGTGGTGCAACACTGCAGCGCCGTGTTTTTGGTGAAGCGGTTGAAAGTCTTGCAGGCAGTGGTGAGTATCACTGGATGTCGGGAAATTATTTAAAATACGCAACTGCAGAATCTTCCTTTGGCAGTAAAACAGGTTGCGATCTTCCCGTTGACTCACATGAACTGTTGGCACTTTGTGCACCAAGGCCAGTGTTCGTCAGTTATGGAATACCGGAGAAAGGAGATGCCAATTGGCTCGATCAAATGGGAAGCTATAAAGCAACCATTGCAGCAGGTACCGTATTTAAATTATTAGGAGCAAAAGATTTGGGTGTTAGCAATGATTATAACACAGAACAAATGCCGCCGGTGCTTACAGGCTTGCTCGATGGTGAACTGGCATGGCGGCAGCACGACGGAGGACATACTGATGCTCCTAACTTTAAATTCTTTATACCATGGGCCAACCGTGTGTTGAAGTATGAAAAAGTTGCCCGTTAATTGTATTGCTGATTCTATAACATTATTGAAAAGGAAAATCATGCTCAAAAAAAGGATACTACTTACAGCTTCTGCATTTTTGTTTACAGTTATTTTACATGCACAAACACAATCTCCATGGTATGGAAAAAAATGTGCCGTTGTACTTACATATGACGATGCAATAGATCAGCACCTGGATAATGCAGTTCCATTGTTGGATTCACTGGGATTGAAAGCAACGTTTTATATAACTGCTTTTTCACAATCAGTACAAACAAGAATAAATGACTGGAAAAAACTTTCTGTTACGGGTCACGAATTAGGTAATCATACATTGTTTCATCCCTGTATTGGTAACAGCCCCGGCCGTGAGTGGGTTTCACCCGAAAACAATTTGAATAATTATACCGTGAAGCGTATGGAAAATGAAATACGCATGACGAATACCTTTCTGCAGGCACTTGATGGAAAAATCAAACGCACATTTGCATTCACCTGCGGCGATATGAAGATTGCTGACTCCTCTTTCATTAATGGAATGAAAAAAGATTTTGTTGCGGCAAGAGCAGTACGTAACGAAATGCATAAGATTAACGAAGTGGATCTGTACAATATAGATTGCTACATGGTAAACAATAACAGCTTTGAAGAAATGAAAGCATGGGTAGATAAAGCAATTGAAACCAACTCACTGCTTGTTATACTTTTTCACGGTGTAGGCGGTGGCAACAGTTTAAATGTTTCGCTGACAGATCACCATAAATTGCTTACTTATTTAAAGCAAAAACAAGAAAGCATCTGGGTTGCGCCCATGATCACAGTTGCTGAACATATTAACGAATGGTAAAACATAACCAAGTAGCCTACTGCTGATCTGCCTGTGTTTACCGGATGATTGTATCCATTATATGAAAAAAATCAAAATCAACATAACCACCTGTTGATTTAGTTGCATAATTGAACAATCCAAAACGGTAACCCATAAAATGAGGTAATGTGTAAGTCATTTGCAATGGAGAACCAATTGCTGTCCATTTTTTTCCATCAAGACTGTAATAGAAATAC
Coding sequences within it:
- a CDS encoding sialate O-acetylesterase produces the protein MNSKIKTTCLLICCILLLLSNQSGAQVKLPQIVRDSMILQRDVPVNIWGWSSVNEKVTVKFNGKTYKTKGNADGKWIIKLPPTKAGGPYTINITASNKISLKEILFGDVWFCSGQSNMVHQLNIHDVTYAKEIAEANDQQIRQFWIPTLTGLQGAQQNLPGGYWKAAVGEDVRPFSAVAYFFAKRLYEKYKVPVGIINASVGGTPVEAWTSEEGLKDFTSLKNTIEKNKDTAYLNSLNRRSPTTNRMPPPVDAGLSAAIKWLDVNYIPKGWRNINLPGYWEDQGIKDLNGVVWFRKEIEIPASMAGKVAKVFLGRIVDADELYINGKLVGKTTYQYPQRRYPVPADVLKAGKNIFVIRVTNSSGKGGFVSDKPYCIFSGTDTVDLKGYWQYKVGLVYKPFTGGGFGGGINAQNQPAALYNAMVAPEINYTIKGFCWYQGESNAGRPKEYEKLLSALINDWRSKWNQGSLPFLYIQLPGFMDYNYLPTESQWAELREGQLKTLSVPNTAMAVTIELGEWNDIHPDNKKDVGERLALAAMKTAYNENIVYSGPLFQSATIESNKIIIEFSNTGSGLVTNDGEELSEFAIAGADKKFVWAKAKIEGNKVVVWSDEVKEPMYMRYAWADNPVNPNLFNKDGLPASPFRTDK
- a CDS encoding acetylxylan esterase: MKNYLILLLCICFTSEITAQSVSVDSSKYPRLVTFTAQQDQAQMMQQLGIKKLRPGPSGNASAPNHANYDEAIANPCPLLPDALITKKGKKVTNAEQWWQQRRPEIVEDFETEMYGRIPSKTPNVTWTAKITDYEFVGRIPVIAKQLVGHVDNSEYPLIHVNINMVLVLPLNVKGPVPVLIMFGFPSLPSPAQPNPADMEKLNSTFKEMMIQQNPEMKAIFDRYPAYSPVTRLPGSNFFAPAPTGDSPPTEQLLAAGWGYCVIEPNSIQADNGAGLTRGIIGLVNKGQPRKPDDWGSLRAWGWGASRALDYFETDTLINTKRVGIEGVSRYGKAALVTMAFDQRFAIVLIGSSGKGGATLQRRVFGEAVESLAGSGEYHWMSGNYLKYATAESSFGSKTGCDLPVDSHELLALCAPRPVFVSYGIPEKGDANWLDQMGSYKATIAAGTVFKLLGAKDLGVSNDYNTEQMPPVLTGLLDGELAWRQHDGGHTDAPNFKFFIPWANRVLKYEKVAR
- a CDS encoding polysaccharide deacetylase family protein, whose amino-acid sequence is MLKKRILLTASAFLFTVILHAQTQSPWYGKKCAVVLTYDDAIDQHLDNAVPLLDSLGLKATFYITAFSQSVQTRINDWKKLSVTGHELGNHTLFHPCIGNSPGREWVSPENNLNNYTVKRMENEIRMTNTFLQALDGKIKRTFAFTCGDMKIADSSFINGMKKDFVAARAVRNEMHKINEVDLYNIDCYMVNNNSFEEMKAWVDKAIETNSLLVILFHGVGGGNSLNVSLTDHHKLLTYLKQKQESIWVAPMITVAEHINEW